One Paenisporosarcina sp. FSL H8-0542 genomic region harbors:
- a CDS encoding SCO family protein, with product MNKNRYLIIALALVMLAGCNPQKTFQMESFAFTNQNEEEFGTEELKGKVWIADFIFTSCDTICPPMTASMATLQEKFREEEINVEFVSFSVDPTVDTPQKLNNYLKNFTDDDSNWNMLTGYSQEEIEIFARDEFQTLVQKPETSNQVIHGSDFFLVDQNGEIVGTYSFIQGDSTDELIKDVNRLF from the coding sequence ATGAATAAAAATAGATACTTGATTATTGCGCTTGCACTAGTAATGCTTGCTGGTTGCAATCCCCAAAAAACATTTCAAATGGAATCATTTGCATTTACGAACCAAAATGAAGAGGAATTCGGAACGGAAGAGTTAAAAGGTAAAGTTTGGATTGCGGATTTCATCTTTACTAGTTGTGATACTATCTGTCCGCCAATGACAGCGAGTATGGCAACATTGCAAGAGAAATTCAGAGAAGAAGAAATAAATGTTGAATTCGTTTCGTTCAGCGTGGATCCAACAGTAGATACTCCTCAAAAACTGAACAACTATTTAAAGAATTTTACAGACGACGATTCGAATTGGAATATGCTCACAGGCTATTCCCAAGAAGAAATTGAAATATTTGCACGTGATGAGTTCCAAACGCTTGTCCAGAAACCGGAGACATCAAATCAGGTCATTCATGGATCTGACTTCTTTTTAGTTGATCAGAATGGGGAAATTGTAGGTACCTACAGCTTTATTCAAGGGGATAGTACGGATGAATTAATAAAAGATGTTAACAGGTTATTTTAA
- a CDS encoding FixH family protein, with amino-acid sequence MKHTYSFILLLTAIVVLSACGNNIAVKETEQLVPEPVLADLAVPVKAEVGHEIEFSVRVSQDDEIVTDADEVKFEVLNETSGEKTMIAAEFKAGEYSTTFTFERGGSYSITSHVTARDMHTMPSKVIEVVGGEDKTISPGVSCSEKDEFGNIKGKI; translated from the coding sequence ATGAAACATACTTATTCATTTATCCTGCTGCTAACTGCAATTGTAGTTCTATCTGCATGCGGGAATAACATTGCTGTTAAAGAGACCGAACAACTCGTTCCCGAACCCGTTTTAGCTGATCTCGCTGTCCCTGTGAAGGCGGAAGTCGGACATGAGATTGAATTCTCTGTCCGCGTTTCACAGGATGACGAAATAGTAACGGATGCTGATGAAGTGAAGTTTGAAGTTCTGAATGAGACTTCCGGGGAAAAGACGATGATTGCAGCTGAATTTAAAGCTGGCGAATATTCTACAACTTTCACTTTTGAAAGAGGTGGATCGTATTCGATTACTTCCCATGTGACAGCACGTGATATGCATACAATGCCTTCGAAAGTAATTGAAGTAGTCGGTGGGGAAGACAAAACAATATCTCCAGGAGTGTCGTGTTCAGAAAAGGACGAGTTTGGGAACATAAAAGGCAAAATTTGA